Genomic segment of Arachis hypogaea cultivar Tifrunner chromosome 16, arahy.Tifrunner.gnm2.J5K5, whole genome shotgun sequence:
GAGTAGATTTGTAATTATAGAATCATAGCTGTAATTGGTAATTTTTGATAGAGTTTGTTAGAAGTGGAAACAAAATCAATTGTACATTGTACAAATAGGTACTGTAGCTTGTATATTCCTTGAggttcattaattcaaaaaatcacCTTTACcaaattccttcttcttctcttgttcatctctctctctctcaactcTATGAGGACACACGAAGAAACTTAAGGTTTGAGGTTTAAGATTATAAGGCCTAAGTTCTACACTTCTATTGGAGACGGATTTAGAAGGAGCGAGTAGTGACTTCGGTCTCcccaaaaaattttaagaactatgtttatatatgagatatgtatttaaataaataaaaaatattgtataatttagtgtattatatatatatattatttttcactATGTGATAGATTTATATCTCAATTATTTagtttattaatatttttcacttaactaatataatattataccTTCAAGTCTTTGTACATTATTACATAACTAATTCTGCTATTAATTACTTTTAGTTATTAATTGCACATTGTAAgatcccacatcggttggggaggggaacgaagcatgccttataagggtgtggatacctctccttagcatgatgcgttttgacgagtgagtgtggggggctttggctatcatccctatcgtcaaaggcaaaaccgtgaggccttgtgtgccaaagcggacaatatcatgctagcgggtggtctgggctgttacagatggtatcagagccagaacccggatcgatgtgccagcgagggcgctggactcccttaggggggtggattgtaagatcccacatcggttggggaggggaaacgaagcatgccttataagggtgtggatacctctccctagcatgacgctttttgacgagtgagtgtggggggctttggctatcatccctatcgtcaaaggcaacaaccgtgaggccttgtgtgccaaagcagacaatatcatgctagcgggtggtctgggctgttacacacATTCATAGTTAATTCTGATTGTAACAAACTTGATATTGTTAGAGGGTAGATTTGTAATTATAGGATCATAGCTGTAATTGGTAATTTCTGATAGAGTTTGTTAGaagtgaaaacaaaaataattgtacATTGTACAAATAGGTACTGTAGCTTGTATATTCCTTGAGGTTCATTCATTCAAAAAATCACCTTTAccaaatttcttcttcttctctctttcatctCTCTCTCAGCTCTATGAGGACACACGAAGAAACACCTCTCTGAGCTCACTTTCAATATGGTGCGGTAAGCGTGGATCGAGGTGGTGTGTAATGAGAGTGCTCGAAGATCAAAGATCGAGGACgtgatttttcaatttttcttattgCTCGTAGATTGGCTCTCAAATCTGCGAATCCTAAAACATGGATGCTAACAACCCAGAATCGAAAATGAACCCAGGCTCTTTTAGTGGGATTGGGCTAACTTGAATCAGTTTACTTGACTTCTGTTTGAAACTACTCCTCATCCGGCCGAATCTGTAGCTGCTCTTCTCAACTAAATCTCAGCTCAGCTTGGACGCAACAATGGAACCTCAAACCCAAGCATTAATCAGACCAGTCCTTACTTTATTCATCAGTCTGAAAATCCCAGTATTCCTATAACTCCTATAATTATGAATGGATCAAATTATGGTGACTGGAGTAGAGCATTGACTTTAGCTCTACAATCTAAAAACAAATTTGACTTTGTTGATGGAACGATTACGAAACCACTTGAATCTGATCCTCTGTTTAAGCAATGGAAATGTTGCAACACTTATGTTGTAGGTTGGATTAACTTGTCTCTGAGTCCAGATATTTCACGAAGTGTAATGTGGAATAATCTAGCTTATGAGATTTGGAGTGAATTACGAAGAAGATACTATCATGGTGATAGGTTCAGAATCGCTGAATTGAAGGAAGAATTGTATGCTGCCAAGCAAAGAGATCTTTCTATTACTACTTATTTCACAAAATTAAGATCATTATGGGAGGAATTAGAGAGTTTTCAGCCAGTACCTATTTGTGAATGCACTTCAAGATGCTCCTGTGGTCTTGGAGTTATTCAAGCATATAGATCTGAGGGATGTGTGGTAAAATTTCTATGGAGttaaatgatcaattctcaacTATACGTTCACAGATCATGATGATGGAGCCACTATCCAATCTTGATTCTACTTTTGCCTTACTCACACAGCAAGAAAGGCAACTTGGCTTTCATGGAGAAGAATCTCAGATGCTTCTCAATATTGCACAACCCAAATCTCCATAAGGAACCACCTCCAACAAAGGATCAGATTCTACTAAGAGTGATATTGTTGCTGCTAATCGACTAGGCAGAAGAAAGAGCAGAACATATGGAGGCAAAGGTTCGGGTAGAGGAAAAATTGTTTGCACATATTGTGGAAAGCTTGAACACACAATAGATGTTTGCTATAGGAAACATGGTCTGCCACCACATCTGAAGGAGAGATATAATAGTGGTGGTGCTACAACATTCAATTATGCAGCCACTGATGAACATGCTGATGAAGACAGTACAGATCAGAAGCAGCAAAGAAGTGACGAGCAATGCTTGGAATTCACTCAAGATTAGAAGATCGCTTTACTAGCCATTCTTCAGCGCAATGAGCTATAGTCCATCCACAGCACTAACCAAATAGTTGGCCAAACTCCAGCAATGAGAAGTAAAGGTAACCGAGTGATTCAACTATTGCATTTTAAGTCACATGTTTTGGCTGAGAGAAGTGGCGATGAAACAGAAAAGTCAAAGTCTTGGATAATTGATACAGGGGCCACTGACCATGTATCATATTATCTTTAAGATTTTGACACTTAGCATCATATTTGCACAATTATAGTTAGGCTTCCAAATGGCTCCTACACCACAAACAACATCATAGGAATAGAGGATAGGCTTGCTGTAATGAAACAAAAATACAATCTTACATATTGTGATTTGaatttcaataaaatttcttGTGATGCTTGTCATTTTGGTAAACAAAAGAAGCTTCCATTTCCTTTAAGCTCTAGTAAGACAACCAATTGTTTTGATTTGCTTCATATGGATATTTGGGGGCCTTTGAGAACTCCATTTACTAAtggtcataaatatttttaatggttATTGATGATAAAAGTAGATTCAcatggattttttttatgaaacatAAGGTTGAAACATCAAACTTGATTAAATCTTTTGTTCAACTAGTTAAAACCCAATTTGAAAAATCTGTTAAAGCCATCAGATAAGATAATGGACCAGAATTTAAGATGCTTTCTTTTTACAATTCTAATGGAATTGAACATCAAACCTCTTGTGTTgagacacctcaacaaaatggaattGTGGAACGAAAACATCAACACATATTACAAATTAGCCGCAACATTATGTTTCATTCAAACATTCCAAAGTGTTTTCGGAGCTATGCTGTTAAGCATGCTATACACCTCATCAACCATTTTCCTagtgttattttcaaaaattcttctccATATGAAGTTCTTTATTCAAAATTACCTGATATTTCACATCTGAAAACCTTTCGCTGTCTTGCCTATACAAGTACTGTAACTTCAAAAAGGACTAAGCTAGATGCTAGGGCTTCGAAATGTTGTTTTCTGGGTTATCAAGCAGAAACTAAGGGCTATCTTTTATTAGAATtaccatcaagaaaaatatttctttcaagaAATGTTATTTTCTATGAAAATCATTTTCTTTTCATTGACAAGAACTCAAATCACACAAACAATTCTCATAGATCTGAAGATTTGTTTAATTACAGCCATCATTGATCACCAAATTATCAACATATCACTCATATATCTGCACCTCCTGTTGAGAATTATACACATTTTGGGACTGATAACATAGATCCACCTGAGAATCCTCCACAATTAGGACTTGAAATAAATGATTCTGACTTTAGCATTTCATCTCATGGTGTCAATCATGCATCTCAATCTACGTCTTCCTCAAACTCTCAAAATAATGATAATTATCATACATCTTCATCTGcatcttgataaaccactattttatggtttattttttattagattgagtggattttgtcaactattctcacacttattcatgtaaattacatgattttaagtttccttcctaattttgtactatgatggaaaacatgcttcttaggccTTAAAATCGCtaatttttaatcatctcttattaccattcgatgcggTGATATGttagttaagtattttcagggtttatagggcaggaatgacttagaggatggaaaggaagcatacaaaagtggaaggaacacaagaaattaaggatttgagaagctggtcacgacgcgtacgcatggatgaggCGTGCGGGTGACCAAGTACAGCATccactgatgcgtacgcgtgaactTGCAAAGTccaagcgacacgtacgcgtggctgacgcgtacgcgtgacaaagcgtcacgtgcctcagtaaacagaaaacactgggggcaatttctgggctgcttttggcccagtttcaagcccgaaagtgaagattagaggctgcagagtggggctGGATGGTCATTCACCATTCAATTTTCATTCTTTCACACATTTTTGgcttttagatgtaggtttctagagagatgctctctcctctctctaggttttagggtttttagtcttaTTTCTTTTTAGCTTCagaattttatcttattttaacttagctttctcttacttttatttattctagcactttagttatctacttctctttgatgagcggataatttatacactttttggcattgtttttagtatgtttttagtatattttagttagtttttattatgtttttactattttttattcaaaaatcacatttctggactttactatgagtttgtatgtttttctgtgatttaatgtattttctggctgaaattgagggacctgagcaaaaatctgattcagaggctgaaaaaggactacagatgttgttggattctgaccctcctgcactcgaaatggattttctcgagctacagaagcccaattggcacgctctcaattgtgttggaaagtacacatcctgggatctccagcaatatataatagatcatactttgcccgagttttgatgatgcaaactggcgtttaaacgccaactttctaccctattctggcgtcaaaacgccagaactggcataaaagctggagttaaacacccaaactggcacaaaagctggtgtttaactccaagaaaagtctctacatgtgaaagcttcaatgctcagcccaagcacataccaagtgggccctgtaagtggatttctacactaactatcctagcttactcattttctgtaaccctaggtcactagtttattataaaaactacttttagtgattcattttgtacctcatgacactttacacgtttcatattatatctttgacggcatgagtctctaaactccatggttgggggtgaggagctttgctgtgtgatgagcggataatttatacgctttttggcattgtttttagtatgtttttagtaggatctagttacttttagggatgttttcattagtttttatgttaaattcacatttctggactttactattagtttgtgtgtttttctgtgatttcaggtattttctggctgaaattgagggacttgagcaaaaatcagattcagaggttgaagaaggactgctgatgctgttggattctgacctccctgcactcaaagtggattttctggagctacaaaactcaaaatggcgcgcttctaattgcattggaaagtagacatccagggatttccagaaatatataatagtccatactttggccaagaatagacgacgtaaactggcgttcaacgccagctctctgcccaaatctggcgtccagcgccagaaaaggatccaaaaccagagttgaacgccagaaatggatcaaaacctggcgttcaactccacaaatggcctctgcacgtgctacacttaagctcagcccaaacacacaccaagtgggccccggaagtggatttatgcatcaattacttactcatgtaaaccctagtagctagtttattataaataggacctcttactattgtattaggcatctttgatcatcttaggatcttaggatcatctttgaacgcattgttcttagaccaagggggctggccatctcggccatgcctggaccttcacttatgtattttcaacgggagagtttctatactccatagattaaggtgtggagctctgctgttcctcaaagattaatgcaaagtactactgttttctattcaattcttcttatttctcttctaagatatccattcgcacccaagaacgtgatgaaggtgatgattatgtgtgatgctcatcatccttctcctttatgaacgcgtgcctgacaaacacttccgttctacatgaaataagctagaatgaatatctcttagatctcccaaccagaatcttcgtggtgtaagctagaatgatggcggcattcaagagaatccggaaggtctaaaccttgtctgtggtattccgagtaggattcaatgattgaatgactgtgacgagctcctaactcgcgactgtagggcgttagtgacagacgcaaaaggatagtaaatccaattccggcatgatcgagaaccgacagatgaatagtcgtgccgtgacagggtgcgtgagcatattattcactgagaggataagatgaagccattgacaagggtgatgtctccagacgattagccgtgccgtgacagggcattggatcattttcccgagagatgaccgaaagtagccattgacagtggtgatgtatcacataaagccagccatggaaaggagtaagactgattggatgaagatagcaggaaagcagaggttcagaggaacgaaaagcatctccattcgcttatctgaaattcctaccaatgatttacataagtacctctatccctattctattatttactattcgaaaacaccattatcactttatatccgcctgactgagatttgcaaggtgaccatagcttgcttcataccgacaatctccgtgggattcgacccttactcacgtaaggtattacttggacgacccagtgcacttgctggttagttgtatcgaagttgtgaaccatggtattggcaccatgttattggcgccattgccaggggaagaaagagccatgaattttacataattaaagtgtaatcacgattacgcgtaccaagttgctcacgttgccagggattgttcgagcctggacatcacaatttcgtgcaccaagtttttggcgccgttgccggggattgtttgagtttggacaactgacggctcatcttgttgctcagattaggtaattttctttttgttttcttttcaaaaatttttcaaaaatatttctaaaattttctcatctgttttcgaaaaaaaattaaaaatgttttcaaaaatttattcaaaatttttaagaatgaattctagtgtttcatgaagcatgtgaagcctggctggctgtaaagccatgtctaaattcttttggattgaggcttccaaatcatcagaggtaagttacatacttgataaatgatgagcagcaatttgttatcaagagcaatatactctggtgttacatgctgaagcttggctggccattggccatgtctagtgttttggactggagctttctttgaaagcttggctggctagtgagccatgtctaattcctggactgaagctttagactaagaatgcaagattcctggaattcatgttaaaaattttggaatccttatttttccttttcatataattttcgaaaaaaaaaaaaaaatttagaaaatcataaaaataaaaaaaaatatttttctctttcttgtttgagtcttgagtcacattataagtttggtgtcacttgcatatgcatcttgcatttttttcgaaaatatcatgcattcatagtgttcttcatgatcttcaagttgttcttggtaagtcttcttgtttgatcttgatgattttttgttttgtgtcttttcatgtttatcatatgcatttttgaattcttagtgcctaagcattaaagaattctaagtttggtgtcttgcatgttttctttgcattaaaaatttttcaaaattgtgtccatgatgttcatcttgacattcatagtgttcttggtgttcatcttgacattcatagcattcttgcatgcatcacatgttttgatctaaaaatttcatgcattgcatctttttagtgtttttgtctctcatcataaaaattcaaaaataaaaaaaatatctttccctttttctctcatcaaattcgaaaattgagttgactttttcaaaaatttttaaaaatcaaattgtttctcatgagtcaaatcaaattttcaatttgaaaatcttatctttttcaaaatctttttcaaaaatcaaatctttttcaaaattcttaattattttcgaaaattccaaaaatatttttcaaaaatctttttcttatttttgtattaaattttcgaaaataacataaacaattaatgttttgattcaaaatttcaagtttgttacttgcttgttaagaaagattcaaactttaagttctagaatcatatcttgtgatttcttgtgaatcaagtcattaattgtgattttaaaaatcaaatctttttcaaaactaattcctatcatatcttttcaaaaatatctttttatcttatcttttttttttaaaatttgatttcaaaatatcttctctaacttcctaacttcctaacttcctatcttttcaaaagttgtttcaactaactaactaactttttgtttgtttcttaactttttcaaaactacctaactaactttctctctctctaattttcgaaaatatcttccctctttttcaaaaatttcttttttattaactaattatttttatttttgattttaaaaatttttcgaaaaaaaaaatactaacaatttttaaaaaccaattttcaaaaatcactaactccttttcaaaaataattttcgaaaattccctccttctctctcatcttattctatttatttattcatctactaacatctcttcctcacatcatcaccaaattcgaaccccctcctctatctgtgttcgaatttcttcttcttttcttctactaacaataaggatcctctttactgtgacatagaggattcctcttcttttctttttctctcttctttcttatgagcagggacagagaaaaaggcattcttgttgaagctgatccagaacctgaaaggactctgaagagaagctaaattacaacaatccagagacaacttgattgaaaatttcaaacaagtaaaggagatggcagccgaacccaacaacaatgcaaggagaatgcttggtgacttcactgcacctaattccaatttacatggaagaagcatctccattcctgccattggagtaaataactttgagctgaaacctcagttagtttctctgatgtagcagaactgcaagtttcatggacttccatctgaagatccttttcagttcttaactgaattcttgcagatatgtaatactgttaagactaatggagtagatcctgaagtctacaggctcatgcttttcccttttgctgtaagagacaaagctagattatggttggattctcaacccaaagacagcctgaactcttgggataagctggtcacggctttcttagccaagtactttcctcctcaaaagctgagcaagcttagagctgatattcaaaccttcagacagaaagaaggtgaatccctctatgaagcttgggaaagatacaaacagttgaccaaaaagtgtccttctgacatgctttcagaatggaccatcctggatatattctatgatggtttatctgagctatcaaagatgtcactggacacttctgcaggtggatccattcacctaaagaaaacgcctgcagaagctcaagaactcattgacatggttgctaataaccagttcatgtacacttctgaaaggaatcctgtgagtaatgggacgcctatgaagaagggagttcttgaagttgatactctgaatgccatattggctcagaataaaatattgactcagcaagtcaatatgatctctcagagtctgcatggaatgcaagctgcatccaacagtacttaagaggcatcttctgaagaagaagcctatgatcctgagaaccctgcaatagcagaggtaaattacttaggtgaaccttatggaaacacctataactcaacatggagaaatcatccaaatttctcatggaaggatcaaaagcctcaacaaggctttaataatggtggaagaaacaggtttagcaatagcaagccttttccatcatcaactcagcaacagacagagaactctgaacaaaatacttctaatttagcaaatttagtctctgatctgtccaaggccactgtaagtttcatgaatgaaacaaggtcttccattagaaacttggaagcacaagtgggccagctgagtaaaaggatcactgaaatccctcctagtactctcccaagcaatacagaagagaatccaaaaggagagtgcaaggccattgacataagcaccatggccgaacctgtgaggagaggagaggacgtgaatcccaagggggaagacctcctgggacgtccagtgatcaataagaagcttccctctgaggaaccaaaggactct
This window contains:
- the LOC140180172 gene encoding uncharacterized protein, yielding MNGSNYGDWSRALTLALQSKNKFDFVDGTITKPLESDPLFKQWKCCNTYVVGWINLSLSPDISRSVMWNNLAYEIWSELRRRYYHGDRFRIAELKEELYAAKQRDLSITTYFTKLRSLWEELESFQPVPICECTSRCSCGLGVIQAYRSEGCRRKSRTYGGKGSGRGKIVCTYCGKLEHTIDVCYRKHGLPPHLKERYNSGGATTFNYAATDEHADEDSTDQKQQRSDEQCLEFTQD